ATCGAGAGGTGCCCACCTATCGAGACGAAGCCGTCGTGCTCCGCACCCAGAAGCTGGGCGAGGCCGACCGGATCGTCACGCTGCTGACCCGGCAGCACGGGCGCGTGCGCGCCGTCGCGAAGGGCGTGCGCCGCACGTCGTCGAAGTTCGGCGCCCGGCTCGAGCCGTTCATGGTCGTCGACGCGCAGTTCTACATCGGCCGCAACCTCGACATCGTGCAGCAGGCCGACTCGCTGGGCGCCTACGGCGCCGACATCGCCGCCGACTACGACCGCTACACGGCGGCGAACGCGATCGTCGAGACCGCCGACAGGGTGAACGAGGCGGAGTCGACGCCCGACCAGTTCTTCCTCCTCGTCGGCGCGCTCCGATCGCTGTCGCGCGGCGAGCACGCGCCGCAGGCGGTCATGGACTCCTACCTGCTCCGCACGATGGCACTCTCGGGATGGGCGCCGTCCTTCTCCGACTGCGCACGGTGCGGCGCACCGGGTCCGCACGACCGCTTCGTCGCCCAGCTCGGCGGGGTCGTGTGCGTCGAGTGCGCGCCGGCGGGAAGCCCGCGCATCGGCGGCGACGCCCTGTCGCTGCTCGTCGCCCTCCTGGAGGGCGACTGGAAGCGGGTGGACGCGGCGCCGCCGCGCGAGCTGTCCGCCGCGTCGGGCCTCGTCGCGGCCTACGCGCAGTTCCATCTCGAGCGGGCCATCCGCTCGTTCACCCACCTCGAGAAGCACCGATGACCGACCGTCCCGAGAGGCGCCGATGAGCCCGAAGCCCTACACCCACCCCGATGCCGTGCCCTACAAGCCGCTCGACTGGACGGGGCTCACGCCGCCGCGGTTCGCGGGGCCGGTGCCGAACCACGTCGCGATCGTCATGGACGGGAACGGGCGGTGGGCGAACGCGCGCGGGCTTCCGCGGATCGAGGGGCACCGGGTGGGGGAGGAGACCCTGCTCGACGTCGTGGCGGGGGCGGTCCAGGCGGGCGTGCGGTACCTGTCCGTGTACGCGTTCTCGACGGAGAACTGGAAGCGCTCGCCCGACGAGGTCCGCTTCCTCATGAACTTCAACCGCGAGGTCCTGCACCGCCACCGGGACCAGCTCAACGAGTGGGACGTCAGGATGCGCTGGGCCGGCCGGAAGCCGCGGCTGTGGGGATCGGTCATCAAGGATCTCCAGGAGGCGGAGAGGCTCACGGCGGCCAACCGCACCATGACGCTGACGATGTGCGTGAACTACGGCGGACGCCTCGAGATCGTCGATGCCGTCAGAGAGCTCGCCGACGAGGTGAAGGCGGGGCGGCTCAAACCGTCCGCCGTCACCGAGAAGACGATCGCGAAGCGGCTCTACGTTCCCGACATGCCCGACGTCGATCTCTTCATCCGCTCCAGCGGCGAGCAGCGGACGTCGAACTTCATGCTCTGGGAGGCGGCGTACGCCGAGATGGTCTTCCTCGACGTGCTCTGGCCCGACTTCTCGCGCACCGACCTGTGGGACGCCATCCGCGTCTTCCACAGTCGGGATCGACGCTACGGCGGCGCCGTCGACACGCCCGCGTCCGCGTGACGAGGAGGGAATGCGACGGCACGTCGTCGCGTTTCCAGGTCATGTGACGGATGCCATCAAGATCGACGTGTGGAGCGATGTCGCCTGCCCCTGGTGCTACATCGGCAAGCGCAACCTCGAGTCCGGCCTCGCCCAGGCGGCGAGGGACGACGACCCGCCCCGGGTGGAGGTGACCTTCCACTCGTTCGAGCTGGCCCCCGACACGCCGGTCGACTTCGACGGCGGCGAGCTCGACTTCCTCGCGGGCCACAAGGGGATGCCGAAGGACGAGGTGGAGCAGATGCTCGCGAACGTGACCGGCGTGGCCGCCGACGCGGGGCTCGCCTACCGGTTCGACCTCCTCCGCCACACGAACACCGTCAAGGCGCACGAGCTGATCCACTTCGCCACGGAGCACGGGCGCCAGCTCGACACCGTCGAGCGGCTCATGCGGGCCTACTTCACGGAGGGCCGGCACATCGGCCGGATCGACGACCTCGTCGAGCTGGCCGCGGAGATCGGCCTCGACGCCGAGGCCGCGCGCGAGGCGCTGACGAGCGACCGGCACCTGACCGACGTGCGCCGGGACCAGGACCAGGCCCGCGCGTACGGCATCGAAGGCGTGCCGTTCTTCGTGATCGACGGCACCTACGGCGTGAGCGGAGCCCAGCCGCCCGAGGCGTTCGCGCAGGTCGCCCGCCAGGTATGGGCGGAGCACCGCTCCTCGGCCGCCGAGGAGTCGGACGCCGCCGAGGAGCCGGCCGCCTGAGTCAGCGGGGGAGCGCCGCCTCGATGGCCTCGACGATCTCCGGCGCGTCGGGCTTCACGGGCGGACGGAACCGCTTGACCTCGCCCGAGGGCAGAACGAGGAACTTCTCGAAGTTCCAGGCGACGGGCCCCGACAGGCCGACGCCGTCCTTCGTCTTCTTCAGCGCCTTGTACAGGGGCGCGGCGTGCGATCCGTTGACGTTGACCTTGTCGCCCAGCGGGAAGCTCACGCCCCATGTCGTCGCGCAGTAGTCGAGGATCTCCTCGATCGACCCGGGCTCCTGGCCGAGGAACTGGTTGCAGGGGAAGCCGAGGACGGTGAACCCGCGTTCGCCGTAGGTCCGCTGCAGCTCCTCGAGCTGCTCGTACTGGACGGTCAGGCCGCACTTGGAGGCGACGTTGACGACGAGGACGACGTCGTCGCGGTAATCGGCGAGGGTCTTCTCGACGCCGTGCGCGTCGGCGAAGGGGATACTGCGGATGTCTGGGGCGGCGGTCATGGCCTCAGCTTAAGACGCCTGTGGAGAGTGGGCTCCTTGTCCGGTTCGTTCTGGGAGAATCGAAGGGTGACCACCCTCCTGAAGACCGCGCGCACGCTGCGGATCGGCGCGCTCGACATCGGCGTGCCCGTTGTCCTCGCGCCCATGGCGGGGATCACCAACACGGCCTTCCGCCGCCTGTGCCGCGAGTACGGCGGCGGACTGTACGTGAGCGAGATGATCACCTCGCGCGCCCTCGTCGAGCGCAACGAGGCCACGATGCGCCTCATCCGCCACCACGAGTCCGAGCGTCCCAGGTCGATCCAGCTCTACGGCGTCGAGCCGAAGACGATCGCCGCAGCCGTGCGGATCATCGCCGAGGAGGACAGGGCGGACCACGTCGACCTCAACTTCGGCTGCCCCGTGCCGAAGGTCACGCGCAAGGGCGGCGGATCCGCTCTCCCGTGGAAGCTCGGCCTGTTCCGCGACATCGTCGAGCAGGCGGTCGAGGCCGCCGGCGGCATCCCGCTGACGGTGAAGATGCGCAAGGGCATCGACGCCGACCACCTGACGTACCTCGACGCGGGCCGGATCGCGGAGGATGCGGGTGCGGCCGCCGTGGCGCTCCACGCGCGCACCGCTTCCGAGTTCTACTCCGGTACGGCCGACTGGTCGGCCATCGCGAAGCTCAAGCAGACGGTGACGAGCATCCCCGTGCTCGGCAACGGCGACATCTGGTCGGCGGACGACGCCGTGCGGATGATGGACGAGACGGGATGCGACGGGGTCGTCGTCGGACGCGGCTGCCTCGGCCGCCCCTGGCTGTTCGGCGACCTCGCCGACGCGTTCGGCGCGCCGGGTGTGAAGGTCGACGCCACCCTCGGTTTCGTCGCACGCGCGTTCCGGCGTCACGCCGAGCTGCTCGTGGAGTTCTTCGACGACGAGGGGCGCGGATGCCGCGACATCCGCAAGCACGTCGCCTGGTACTTCAAGGGATATCCGGTGGGCGGGGATCTCCGCGCGAGCCTCGCGACGGCGTCGAGCCTCGCGGAGATCGACGATCTGCTGGCACGCCTCGACCACGACGCGCCGTACCCGGGCGAGGCGGCCGAGGGCCAGCGCGGCCGCGCGGGGACGCCGAAGCGCCCCGTGCTGCCACAGGGGTGGCTCGACTCGCGCGAGCTGGCCGAGGACGCGGGTTGCGAGCTGCGAGAAGCAGAGCTGGACACGAGCGGTGGCTGAGCTCGTCGACGCCGCCACCCGGCCGCGCGGCTACACCGGGATCGACGCCGAGCGCTTCCGCCCGGAGACCCATCGCTCGCGTCGCGGCGACTTCGCCCGCGACCGCGCGCGCGTGCTGCACTCGGCCGCCCTCCGTCAGCTCGCCGCGAAGACGCAGGTGCTGAGCCCCGCGAGTCCCGCGGACTTCGCGCGCAACCGGCTCACGCACTCCCTCGAGGTCGCGCAGGTCGGGCGCGAGATCGGGACGGCCCTCGGTCTCGCCGAGGACGTCGTCGACGCCGCCTGCCTGAGCCACGACCTCGGCCATCCGCCCTTCGGCCACAACGGCGAGAAGGCGCTCAACGAGTGGGCGTCGGGCATCGGCGGCTTCGAGGGCAACGCCCAGAGCCTGCGCATCCTCACCCGCCTCGAGTCGAAGGTGCTCGACGACGGCCGATCGTACGGGCTCAACCTGACGCGCGCGACGCTGGACGCCGCGTGCAAGTACCCCTGGACGGTGGCCGATCCCGTCGCCGACCCGGGAGGACGCCTGAAGTTCGGCGTGTACCCCGAGGACGAGGACGTCTTCCGCTGGATGCGCGAGGGCGCCCCGGGCAAGGACCGCTGCATCGAGGCGGAGGTGATGGACCTCTCCGACGACATCGCGTACTCGGTGCACGACTTCGAGGACGCCGTCGTCAACGGCTACCTCGATCTGACGCGCGTGAGCGATCCGATCGAGCATCATCCGCTCATCGGTCAGATCCAGCAGTGGGTCGGCTACGACTATCCGCGCGAGGAGCTGGCCGACGCCCTGTACCGCCTCACGCGCATCCCGATGTGGATGCGGACGTTCGACCGCTCGCGCCGCGATCTCGCGCGGCTGAAGAACCTCACGAGCGACCTCATCGGGCGGTTCGCCAGCGCGTCGGTCGAGGCGACGCGCGCGGCGTATCCCACGACCTCCCTGACGCGCTACGGCGGGCACGTCGTGGTGCCCCGCGACGTCGACACGGAGATCGCGGTGCTGAAGGGCCTCATGGGGTCCACCATCGTCACGATCGACGAGCGCAAGCACGTCTACGCGGAGCAGCGCCGTGTCCTGGCCCGCATCGCGGACGCCCTCGTGTCGACGGACGCCCTCTGGTCGACCGGGGGCGACGCGCTCGAGCCGGCCTTCGCGGCCGACTTCCTCGCCGCCGAGAGCGACGCGGCGCGCACGCGGGTCGTCGTCGACCAGGTCGCGTCCCTCACGGATCAGACGGCGGTCGCGTGGCACAGTCGTCTCATCGGCGAGGTCGATCCGGCCGACGTGGGGATCTGGGCGCCGCGCAACGCGCGCCGCACCCCCGGCGCGAAGGCCTCCCGGGCGTCCAGGGTGGCCTGATGCCGCGCATCCTCCAGGCCGACGTCGACGAGGTGAAGGCCCGCACGAACATCGCCGACGTCATCGGAGAGCGCGTCTCGCTCAAGTCGGCCGGCGTGGGCTCGCTCAAGGGGCTGTGCCCGTTCCACGACGAGAAGAGCCCGAGCTTCCACGTGCGTCCGCAGGTCGGCTTCTACCACTGCTTCGGCTGCGGGGAGTCGGGCGACGTCTACACCTTCCTGCGGGAGATCGATCACGTCTCGTTCACGGAGGCCGTCGAACGGCTCGCGGGACGCATCGGCCTCACGCTCCACTACGAGGACGGCGGGCCGGCCCCGGAGACGAGCGGTCGCACCCGTCTCTTCGCCGCCAACTCCGCCGCGGCGGAGTTCTTCCGCTCGCAGCTGACGTCCGCGGAGGCGGAGGCCGCCCGGCGCTTCCTCGGGGAACGCGGCTTCGACGCCGGCGCCGCGTCGCACTTCGGCGTCGGATACGCGCCGAAGGGCTGGGACGCGATGCTGAAGGCGCTCACCGCGCAGGGGTTCACGCGCGAGGAGCTCGTGGGGGCGGGCCTGGTGTCCGCCAACCAGCGGGGCGGCGTCTACGACCGCTTCC
This window of the Microbacterium sp. AB genome carries:
- the recO gene encoding DNA repair protein RecO, translating into MPTYRDEAVVLRTQKLGEADRIVTLLTRQHGRVRAVAKGVRRTSSKFGARLEPFMVVDAQFYIGRNLDIVQQADSLGAYGADIAADYDRYTAANAIVETADRVNEAESTPDQFFLLVGALRSLSRGEHAPQAVMDSYLLRTMALSGWAPSFSDCARCGAPGPHDRFVAQLGGVVCVECAPAGSPRIGGDALSLLVALLEGDWKRVDAAPPRELSAASGLVAAYAQFHLERAIRSFTHLEKHR
- a CDS encoding isoprenyl transferase, with the protein product MSPKPYTHPDAVPYKPLDWTGLTPPRFAGPVPNHVAIVMDGNGRWANARGLPRIEGHRVGEETLLDVVAGAVQAGVRYLSVYAFSTENWKRSPDEVRFLMNFNREVLHRHRDQLNEWDVRMRWAGRKPRLWGSVIKDLQEAERLTAANRTMTLTMCVNYGGRLEIVDAVRELADEVKAGRLKPSAVTEKTIAKRLYVPDMPDVDLFIRSSGEQRTSNFMLWEAAYAEMVFLDVLWPDFSRTDLWDAIRVFHSRDRRYGGAVDTPASA
- a CDS encoding DsbA family oxidoreductase — its product is MTDAIKIDVWSDVACPWCYIGKRNLESGLAQAARDDDPPRVEVTFHSFELAPDTPVDFDGGELDFLAGHKGMPKDEVEQMLANVTGVAADAGLAYRFDLLRHTNTVKAHELIHFATEHGRQLDTVERLMRAYFTEGRHIGRIDDLVELAAEIGLDAEAAREALTSDRHLTDVRRDQDQARAYGIEGVPFFVIDGTYGVSGAQPPEAFAQVARQVWAEHRSSAAEESDAAEEPAA
- a CDS encoding glutathione peroxidase, which codes for MTAAPDIRSIPFADAHGVEKTLADYRDDVVLVVNVASKCGLTVQYEQLEELQRTYGERGFTVLGFPCNQFLGQEPGSIEEILDYCATTWGVSFPLGDKVNVNGSHAAPLYKALKKTKDGVGLSGPVAWNFEKFLVLPSGEVKRFRPPVKPDAPEIVEAIEAALPR
- the dusB gene encoding tRNA dihydrouridine synthase DusB translates to MTTLLKTARTLRIGALDIGVPVVLAPMAGITNTAFRRLCREYGGGLYVSEMITSRALVERNEATMRLIRHHESERPRSIQLYGVEPKTIAAAVRIIAEEDRADHVDLNFGCPVPKVTRKGGGSALPWKLGLFRDIVEQAVEAAGGIPLTVKMRKGIDADHLTYLDAGRIAEDAGAAAVALHARTASEFYSGTADWSAIAKLKQTVTSIPVLGNGDIWSADDAVRMMDETGCDGVVVGRGCLGRPWLFGDLADAFGAPGVKVDATLGFVARAFRRHAELLVEFFDDEGRGCRDIRKHVAWYFKGYPVGGDLRASLATASSLAEIDDLLARLDHDAPYPGEAAEGQRGRAGTPKRPVLPQGWLDSRELAEDAGCELREAELDTSGG
- a CDS encoding deoxyguanosinetriphosphate triphosphohydrolase, producing the protein MAELVDAATRPRGYTGIDAERFRPETHRSRRGDFARDRARVLHSAALRQLAAKTQVLSPASPADFARNRLTHSLEVAQVGREIGTALGLAEDVVDAACLSHDLGHPPFGHNGEKALNEWASGIGGFEGNAQSLRILTRLESKVLDDGRSYGLNLTRATLDAACKYPWTVADPVADPGGRLKFGVYPEDEDVFRWMREGAPGKDRCIEAEVMDLSDDIAYSVHDFEDAVVNGYLDLTRVSDPIEHHPLIGQIQQWVGYDYPREELADALYRLTRIPMWMRTFDRSRRDLARLKNLTSDLIGRFASASVEATRAAYPTTSLTRYGGHVVVPRDVDTEIAVLKGLMGSTIVTIDERKHVYAEQRRVLARIADALVSTDALWSTGGDALEPAFAADFLAAESDAARTRVVVDQVASLTDQTAVAWHSRLIGEVDPADVGIWAPRNARRTPGAKASRASRVA